Within Oleidesulfovibrio alaskensis DSM 16109, the genomic segment GGTGGGCAGACTGCTCGATTCGCTGCTGGAGGATCAGAACCATGGCTAGACTGCTGCTGCTGGGAGCAGGTCATGCGCACATGACCGTCATGGCGCACCTGCCCGAAATAATTGCCAGAGGACACACAGTGACGGCGGTCGGGCCGCTGAGCAGACATTATTATTCGGGCATGGGTCCCGGCATGCTTGGTGGTGCCTATACGCCGGAGGACATCAGCTTTCCCGTCGAACAGATGATCGAATCGCGCGGCGGCGAGTTCATCCGTGACAAAGCCGTGCGCGTTGATGCCGCTGCCAAAACAGTTACGCTGCAAAGCGGCCTTGAAGTGGCATACGATGTCTGTTCGTTCAACACCGGCTCATCTGTTCCCGTTTCCATAGTTCAGCAAGACGCTGCAGACGTCTATACCGTCAAGCCCATCGAAAACCTGCTGGCCGGACGCAACCGCATTCTGGAGCTGGCAGCAAAGGACACGGTACGCATAGGCGTGGTGGGCGGCGGTCCCGCAGCGCTGGAAGTGGCCGGAAACGCTGCCGCCTGCGCCCGCGAATCCGGCGGCAAGGGCGCATCCGTCCGGCTGTATGCCGGAAAACGTTTTCTGCGCGGGCTCACGCCCCGCGTCCGCTCACTGTGTCTGCGCCAGATGCACAGACATAATGTGGAAATACTCGAAGGCAGCTATGCTTCTGGCATTGCCACGGGCAAAGTAACCCTCGAAGACGGCAGAACTTTTGCCGAAGATATCATCTTTGTGGCCATGGGGGTCAAACCCTCTGCCCTTATCACCGCATCGGGGCTGCCCGCAGGTGACGACGGTGGTCTGGCGGTAAACCGTTTTCTGCAATGCGACGAACACCCCGACCTGTTCGGCGGCGGCGACTGCATCTGGTTCAAAGAACGCCCGCTGGACAAGGTGGGCGTGTATGCCGTGCGCGAAAACCCCGTGCTGTACCACAACCTGCTGGCACGGCTGGAAGGCGGAGAACTGCAGCCTTTTGACCCGGGCGGAGACTATCTGCTGATTTTCAATACCGGCGGCGGTACGGGCGTACTGCACAAGTCGGGAGTATCCTTCGGCGGCAGACTGGCTTTTGTCATCAAGGACTGGATAGACCGCCGGTTCATGCGTGAATTCCAGCCTTAGACAGACTACAGACTCTCCGTCAGACGTCCGAAAACCCGCAGCTTGCCCTGCGGGTTTTTTGTTAATAATAGATTCTAATATTTCACCAAAGGTACTCCGATAAATATCCGCTAACAGACAGGAGCCATAATCACCTGCCTTTACCCTCCGGGAGAACATATGGTCACGACAACACACAGCGAACTTATGGAAGTGCTGCTGGGAGCGCAGGACCTAATTGCGCCGGTGGTGGCCGGTCACGGCAGACGCGTGGCCATGTTTTCACGCATGATAGCCGAAGTCATGGACTATACGCCGCAACAGCTGCGCCACATCGACCATGCCGCAAAACTGCACGACATAGGCTGCTTTGCCCTGTCCATTCAGGAAAAAAACGACCTGCACCAGTTTGACGTGCTCTCTCCGCAAAAGCACTGCGCTGTGGGATACCTGCTGCTGGGACGGAGCAGTCTTTTCGGCACGCTGGCCCCCGCCGTGCTGCATCATCACACCCACTACGACCGCCGGACCGGCAACGGCAAAGACGGCACCCCGGTACCGCACGAAGCGTTCATCATTCATCTGGCGGACAGAATCGATATTCTCACAGACGACCGGTTCAGCATTCTGCAGCAGCGCAAAGCCATAACCGAAGCCATAACAGACGGCAAAGGAACGCTGTTTCATCCTCATGTGGTCGAAGCCTTCTGCGAAGCGGCCTACAGAGAAAGCTTCTGGCTGCGGGGGGTGCACGGAGACAGGCGAGGTATGGAAAAACAGGAAGACACCCGTACGCTGAGCCGTGAAGAGCTGCTGGACTTTACGCGCATGCTCACGCTGGCCATCGACTACAAGTCACGCTTTACGGCAACCCACTCGCAGGGAGTGGCCGCCACCTGCGCCGCCATGGGCACGATGGCAGGACTGCAGGATGATCTTACGCTCATTGTGGCAGGGCATCTGCACGATCTCGGCAAACTGATAGTACCCAATGAAATACTTGAAAAAAAAGGGCCGCTCGATGAAACCGAGCGCGCCATCATGAACAGCCATCCCTTTTACACATACTCGCTGCTCAGCGAGGCTGCCGGCCTTGCCCGGATAGCCATGATTGCCGGAATGCATCAGGAAAAGCTCAACGGCAAGGGGTATCCGTTTCATCCCGAACCGGATGCTTTTCCCATGGCATCACGTGTGCTTGCAGTATGTGATGTCTTTACCGCGCTGGCAGAAAACAGACCCTACCGCAAGGGACTGCCCAAAAGTGACGTCATCAGCATAATGCGGCGCATGGTAAGCGAAGGTCATCTGGACCCCCAGTGCTTTGCATATCTTACCGCGCATTATGAAACACTGGACGAACTGCGCAGAAACGCACAGCAGCAGGCGGAAAAGGAATACCGAGGTTTCTGGAACAGAACGGAAGCGGTCATGGAAAGCATCGCATAACCGCAGCGCCGGTCCGCACAAAAATAATATCGCCCCGTCGTGCGGCGCGGCTATGGTCATAATAAGGGAATCAGCCCTCGGACGCACCGCGCCAACAGCAGCGGCGCACAACCGCCGGTAACGGCGGAACACGCAGGAGGCGGCCTATGGAAAACACAGCGGTGCAGCCCCGCAACGGCTGCGAGGTATGCGGCAGATACGCCGAAGCCACCGGCAGCACCAGAATGCGGGAACTGCGCATGGTCAACGGCCGCTGGCTGTGCAGAGGATGCGCCAAACATCCCCGGATGATCGCAGGCGGCCACATCCGCGAAGACAAGCTTCTGAATCTTATCGAAAACTGGTACGGCTGAGCACAAGAAGCCCGGCTCTGCGAACCCTGAACAGCTTTTTCTCTTTCAAAAAGCACGGCCCGCCACTGCGCAGCGGGTCGTGCTTTTCATTTTTTTTACAAACCGACGCGGCTAGACCCCGTGGCCCGCAGCCTGATCAGCTGCCTGAACAATATGCACATCGCGCTGCGGATAAGGGATGCTGATCCCATTGGCATCAAGCGCTTTTTTCACTTCTTCAATAAGACGGAAGCGCACTGTCCAGTAATCGGCGGTGGCAACCCAGGGCCTTACCACCAGATTCACAGAGCTGTCCCCCAGCTCGGCAACGGCAATGGTGCACGGCGGTTCGGTCAGCAGTTCGGGCTGCGCCCTGACAACGTCTTCGATAACCTTTTTGGCCAGCGCCAGATCATCGCCGTAGCCCACACCGAAGGTCAGGTCCATACGGCGGGTGGGGTTGCCCGTCACGTTCACTATGACATCGCTCATGATTTTGCTGTTGGGCACGATGATGCGCTGATTGTCGGGGGTCAGCAGCAGCGTGGTGGACAGGCTCAGCTTGTCCACGGTGCCCGAAACGCCGGCCACGGTCACATAGTCTCCCAACGTGAACGGCCTGAACAGAATAAGCATGATTCCGCTGGAAAAGTTGGCCAGATTGTCCTTGATGGCAAGACCGACAGCAAGACCCATGGAACCCAGCAGAGCAAGGAAGGATGTGGTGTCTATACCCAGCTGGCCCGCCGCCGCGATAAGCACCGCCACAAGCAGCACATAATAAATCACATTGCGGATAAATCCGGTGAGCAGCCTGTCTATACCCCGCAGTTCCATGCCCTTGCGCACAAGGTTGGCCACCCTGCCGCTCAACCATGCACCGGCAAACGCGATAACCAGCGCCACGAGCAGATTTGTCCCGTTACGCGCCAACCATACAATAATCATGTCGCCGTACTCTTCCATCAGTCTGGCGTAATCCATAAGTAGACTCCTTCAATGGTATAATGCTGCACAGCACAGCCCGCCGCCACGGAACGGCCGGTACGTGCATTGAGCCTTCATAGCCCATTCAGCCGGTCATGCACAAGATACATGACGACTATGTCTGCATTCATCTGCCGCTTACACCTGCCCGCCGGCAACACGGGGTCAGACTTCATTGTCTTGCGCGCGGCCCGCGTGGTGATGTACACAGCACCTGCGCCGTGCGGAACATACCTGCAGCGCAGAACCCATAATCCGGGGACACTTGTTCATGCCCATGTTTTTCCTTTCCTTTCCGCCCCTCCGCAGCCTTTGCGGACGCCGGTCATTCTGCCCCCGACCGGCTGCCGCCGCTGCGGCATGTCTGCTGTTGTGCTGCCTGCTGCCGCATCCGGTACTGGCCGCCGGTTCATCCATGCCGGTCATGCAGGTCGGCTTCAAGCTGCTTTCCGCGTGGGATGCCGAATCAGGCGAACGCATCGAGGTCGGAGTCTGGTACCCCAGCACATCGACCGAGCGCAGCGCCAAGGTAGGCGAGCGGACGCTGCAGGTTGCCCGTGACGGCGTGCCGGAGGCCGGACGTTTTCCCACCATTCTGCTTTCCCACATCATGGCGGGCAGTGCGCTGGCGCACCACGACACCGCCCGGGCGCTGGCACAAAAGGGATTTGTGGTCATAGCCCCCACCCACAGACACGACAACCAGCATGACACACGCGTACTGTTCACAGCGCGGCATATTTCGGACAGGCTGGCAGAGCTGACCACCTCGCTGGATTTTGTACGCAAGGAAAAAGACCTCGGGGCAGTGATCGACAGCAGACGCATAGGCGCCATAGGATTTGATACCGGCGCCGCGGCGGTGCTTATCATGGCCGGGGGCATACCTGACCCTGCCGGCTACCAAGGCTACTGCGCGGGACTGCGCGCGCCTTCGCCCTATTGCT encodes:
- a CDS encoding HD domain-containing phosphohydrolase; translation: MVTTTHSELMEVLLGAQDLIAPVVAGHGRRVAMFSRMIAEVMDYTPQQLRHIDHAAKLHDIGCFALSIQEKNDLHQFDVLSPQKHCAVGYLLLGRSSLFGTLAPAVLHHHTHYDRRTGNGKDGTPVPHEAFIIHLADRIDILTDDRFSILQQRKAITEAITDGKGTLFHPHVVEAFCEAAYRESFWLRGVHGDRRGMEKQEDTRTLSREELLDFTRMLTLAIDYKSRFTATHSQGVAATCAAMGTMAGLQDDLTLIVAGHLHDLGKLIVPNEILEKKGPLDETERAIMNSHPFYTYSLLSEAAGLARIAMIAGMHQEKLNGKGYPFHPEPDAFPMASRVLAVCDVFTALAENRPYRKGLPKSDVISIMRRMVSEGHLDPQCFAYLTAHYETLDELRRNAQQQAEKEYRGFWNRTEAVMESIA
- a CDS encoding mechanosensitive ion channel family protein, translated to MDYARLMEEYGDMIIVWLARNGTNLLVALVIAFAGAWLSGRVANLVRKGMELRGIDRLLTGFIRNVIYYVLLVAVLIAAAGQLGIDTTSFLALLGSMGLAVGLAIKDNLANFSSGIMLILFRPFTLGDYVTVAGVSGTVDKLSLSTTLLLTPDNQRIIVPNSKIMSDVIVNVTGNPTRRMDLTFGVGYGDDLALAKKVIEDVVRAQPELLTEPPCTIAVAELGDSSVNLVVRPWVATADYWTVRFRLIEEVKKALDANGISIPYPQRDVHIVQAADQAAGHGV
- a CDS encoding alpha/beta hydrolase family protein, translating into MPMFFLSFPPLRSLCGRRSFCPRPAAAAAACLLLCCLLPHPVLAAGSSMPVMQVGFKLLSAWDAESGERIEVGVWYPSTSTERSAKVGERTLQVARDGVPEAGRFPTILLSHIMAGSALAHHDTARALAQKGFVVIAPTHRHDNQHDTRVLFTARHISDRLAELTTSLDFVRKEKDLGAVIDSRRIGAIGFDTGAAAVLIMAGGIPDPAGYQGYCAGLRAPSPYCSRWAARRLSRLQQELPPLLARQIQVPHIRAAALVAPGYAFLFGKEQLAAISIPVRIISAENDGINAGHAAALREHMRVPPLYSVLEDADSFSLRAPCPPRLEQLDDTMCVDDDDVDREAIHHRLNTDLTGFFLHTLGAPVGTPARN
- a CDS encoding NAD(P)/FAD-dependent oxidoreductase: MARLLLLGAGHAHMTVMAHLPEIIARGHTVTAVGPLSRHYYSGMGPGMLGGAYTPEDISFPVEQMIESRGGEFIRDKAVRVDAAAKTVTLQSGLEVAYDVCSFNTGSSVPVSIVQQDAADVYTVKPIENLLAGRNRILELAAKDTVRIGVVGGGPAALEVAGNAAACARESGGKGASVRLYAGKRFLRGLTPRVRSLCLRQMHRHNVEILEGSYASGIATGKVTLEDGRTFAEDIIFVAMGVKPSALITASGLPAGDDGGLAVNRFLQCDEHPDLFGGGDCIWFKERPLDKVGVYAVRENPVLYHNLLARLEGGELQPFDPGGDYLLIFNTGGGTGVLHKSGVSFGGRLAFVIKDWIDRRFMREFQP